From Pseudomonas hefeiensis, one genomic window encodes:
- the nirB gene encoding nitrite reductase large subunit NirB: protein MKKLKLVMIGNGMAGVRTLEELLKLSNELYDITVFGAEPHTNYNRILLSPVLAGEQTFEEIVLNDLSWYLDNNIKLLLNRKVVEIDRIKRRVIAEDGSEAEYDRLLIATGSTPFILPIPGNTLEGVIGYRDIADTQAMINTAKTHKHAVVIGGGLLGLEAANGLKLRGMDVTVVHLGEWLLERQLDKTSGQLLQTALENRGLKFRLSEQTQALHDAGNGRVGSVQFKNGDIIPADLVVMAAGIRPNTELAEKSGIPCNRGILVNDTMQTYDPRIYAIGECASHRGTAYGLVAPLFEQAKVCANHLAQLGFATYKGSVTSTKLKVTGIDLFSAGDFMGGEGTETITLSDPIGGVYKKLVIKDDVLVGACLYGDTADGGWYFRQIRENHAISEIRDHLMFGENALGDVGHQGQDKAMNMADTAEVCGCNGVCKGTIVKAIQEHGLFSVDDVKKHTKAASSCGSCAGLVEQILINTVGGAADVKPKSEKAICGCSDLNHGQIRQAIRDQHLLTIAATMSYLNWRSPNGCATCRPALNYYLISTWPGEAHDDPQSRLINERAHANIQKDGTYSVVPRMWGGVTNPSELRRIADVADKYNVPMVKVTGGQRIDLLGIKKQDLPGVWKDLDMPSGHAYGKSIRTVKTCVGSEFCRFGTQNSTQLGIELEHDLFNMWSPHKVKLAVSGCPRNCSEAGIKDVGIIGVDSGWEMYIGGNGGIKTEVAEFFVKLKTAEEVREYNGAFLQLYREEAFYLERTVHYMQRVGMEHIKKAVLEDPQRRKALHERLKFSLSLEQDPWKERLEQPRLKKEFEVIPVKNLEVPA from the coding sequence ATGAAAAAACTCAAACTGGTGATGATCGGCAACGGCATGGCCGGGGTTCGTACCCTCGAAGAGCTGCTCAAGCTGAGCAACGAGTTGTATGACATCACGGTGTTCGGCGCCGAGCCCCACACCAACTACAACCGCATCCTGCTCTCGCCCGTGCTCGCCGGCGAGCAGACGTTTGAAGAGATCGTGCTCAACGATCTGAGCTGGTACCTGGACAACAACATCAAGCTGCTGCTCAACCGCAAAGTGGTGGAGATCGACCGGATCAAGCGCCGGGTCATCGCCGAGGACGGCAGCGAAGCCGAATACGACCGCCTGCTGATCGCCACTGGCTCCACGCCGTTCATCCTGCCGATCCCCGGCAACACCCTGGAGGGCGTCATCGGCTACCGCGACATCGCCGACACCCAGGCGATGATCAACACTGCCAAGACCCACAAACACGCGGTGGTGATCGGCGGCGGGCTGCTCGGCCTGGAAGCCGCCAACGGCTTGAAACTGCGGGGCATGGACGTGACCGTGGTGCACCTGGGTGAGTGGCTGCTGGAACGGCAGTTGGACAAGACCAGCGGTCAGTTGCTGCAAACCGCCCTGGAAAACCGTGGCCTGAAATTCCGCCTTAGCGAACAGACCCAGGCCCTGCACGACGCCGGCAATGGTCGGGTCGGCTCGGTGCAATTCAAGAACGGTGACATCATCCCGGCCGATCTGGTGGTGATGGCTGCCGGTATCCGCCCCAATACCGAACTGGCGGAAAAGTCCGGCATCCCTTGCAACCGCGGGATTCTGGTCAACGACACGATGCAAACCTACGACCCGCGCATCTACGCCATCGGTGAGTGCGCCAGCCACCGGGGGACCGCCTACGGCCTGGTGGCACCGCTGTTCGAGCAAGCCAAGGTCTGCGCCAATCACCTCGCGCAACTGGGCTTCGCCACCTACAAGGGTTCAGTGACCTCGACCAAACTCAAAGTCACCGGCATCGATCTGTTCTCCGCCGGGGACTTCATGGGCGGCGAAGGCACCGAGACCATCACCCTCTCCGACCCGATTGGTGGCGTCTACAAAAAACTGGTGATCAAGGATGACGTGCTGGTCGGCGCCTGTCTGTACGGCGATACGGCAGATGGTGGCTGGTATTTCCGTCAGATCCGTGAGAACCACGCCATCAGCGAGATCCGCGATCACCTGATGTTTGGCGAAAACGCTCTCGGCGATGTAGGACACCAGGGCCAGGACAAAGCCATGAACATGGCCGACACCGCCGAAGTCTGCGGCTGCAACGGCGTGTGCAAGGGCACCATCGTCAAGGCGATCCAGGAGCACGGGCTGTTCAGCGTCGATGACGTGAAAAAACACACCAAGGCCGCCAGTTCCTGCGGCTCCTGCGCCGGGTTGGTAGAGCAGATCCTGATCAACACTGTGGGCGGTGCGGCGGACGTCAAACCGAAAAGCGAAAAAGCCATCTGTGGTTGCAGCGACCTCAACCACGGACAGATTCGCCAGGCGATCCGCGACCAGCATCTGCTGACCATCGCCGCAACCATGAGTTACTTGAACTGGCGCTCCCCGAACGGCTGCGCCACCTGCCGCCCGGCGCTCAACTATTACCTGATTTCCACCTGGCCCGGCGAAGCACACGACGACCCGCAGTCGCGCCTGATCAACGAGCGTGCCCACGCCAACATCCAAAAAGACGGCACTTACTCCGTCGTCCCACGGATGTGGGGTGGCGTGACCAATCCGTCGGAGCTGCGGCGCATTGCCGACGTGGCCGACAAGTACAACGTGCCGATGGTCAAGGTCACCGGCGGTCAGCGTATCGACCTGCTGGGTATTAAAAAGCAGGACCTGCCCGGAGTCTGGAAAGACCTGGACATGCCGTCCGGCCACGCTTATGGCAAATCCATCCGTACCGTAAAAACCTGCGTGGGCAGCGAGTTCTGCCGCTTCGGCACGCAGAACTCCACGCAGCTGGGGATCGAGCTGGAGCATGACCTCTTCAACATGTGGTCGCCCCACAAGGTGAAGCTGGCCGTTTCCGGTTGCCCACGCAACTGCTCGGAAGCGGGCATCAAGGACGTCGGTATTATCGGCGTCGATTCCGGTTGGGAGATGTACATCGGCGGCAACGGCGGGATCAAGACTGAGGTCGCCGAGTTCTTCGTCAAACTCAAGACCGCTGAAGAAGTGCGCGAATACAACGGCGCATTCCTGCAGTTGTATCGCGAAGAAGCCTTTTACCTCGAGCGCACCGTGCACTACATGCAACGGGTCGGCATGGAGCACATCAAGAAAGCGGTACTTGAAGATCCGCAACGACGCAAAGCCTTGCATGAACGCCTGAAGTTCTCCCTGTCGCTGGAACAGGACCCATGGAAAGAACGCCTGGAACAACCCCGGTTGAAAAAAGAGTTTGAAGTCATCCCCGTGAAAAACCTGGAGGTGCCGGCATGA
- a CDS encoding nitrate reductase, whose product MSRQTTASTCCYCGVGCGVLIEHDDERILGVSGDPAHPANFGKLCSKGSTLHLTGDLAARALYPELRLGKGLSRARSDWDSALDHAASIFADTIAEHGPDSVAFYISGQLLTEDYYAFNKLARALVGTNNIDSNSRLCMSSAVVGYKRSLGADAPPCSYEDLELSDCVMIVGSNMAYAHPILFRRLEEAKSRRPQMKIIVIDPRRTDTCDLADLHLAILPGTDVALFHGILHLLLWEDWVDRDFIKAHTEGLADLKNLVRDYTPAMVAQICGISVEQLHQCAEWVGTSPSFLSLWCMGLNQSTAGSAKNSALINLHLATGQIGRPGAGPFSLTGQPNAMGGRETGSLSNLLPGHRDAANAEHRAEVARYWGVEQLPATTGLSAIELFEQVRSGKIKALWIACTNPAQSMPDQTAVRDALQACPFVVLQEAFRTTETAAFADLLLPAASWGEKEGSVTNSERRISHVRRAIAAPGEARPDWAITVDFAQRLEKRLRPGRPSLFAFETSAQLFDEYKQLTRGRDLDLSGISHALIDQLGPQQWPFPEGASSGTPRLYLDGIFPTDNGRARFVAEPYRAAKELRDARYPLTLNTGRLRDQWHGMSRTGTAAQLFGHVNEAVLSLHPDELHRHRLQAGDLVSLKSRRGTIIVAVDSDDSVRPGQAFLPMHWGDRFLKGGVNTLTQPAFDPLSKQPELKHSGVRLEPVNLPWQLFALVEGNVQQHLETLRPLCEAFSYVSLSLTGRERPALLIRAASAVAPEPQLLQAIDEQLGLIEGPVLAYDDPRRSIGKRVRIENGRITAIRLAGETLARHWLQNLWLEGRADEQLRRWLLAPLSAPPGNVGASVGGSKTLCNCMNVSQRAICAGIERGLDLQGLKQELGCGTQCGSCVPEIKRLLVATAQPVAAVS is encoded by the coding sequence ATGAGCCGTCAGACCACTGCCTCGACCTGCTGTTATTGCGGGGTCGGTTGCGGCGTGCTGATCGAACATGACGACGAGCGCATCCTCGGCGTCAGTGGCGATCCTGCCCATCCGGCCAACTTCGGCAAACTGTGCAGCAAGGGTTCGACCCTGCACCTGACCGGCGACCTCGCCGCGCGCGCCTTGTATCCCGAACTGCGCCTGGGCAAGGGCTTGTCCCGTGCCCGCAGCGACTGGGACAGCGCGCTGGATCACGCGGCCAGCATCTTCGCCGATACCATCGCCGAACATGGCCCCGACAGCGTGGCGTTCTACATCTCCGGGCAACTGCTGACCGAGGACTATTACGCCTTCAACAAACTCGCCCGGGCCCTGGTGGGCACCAACAATATCGACAGCAATTCCCGGCTGTGCATGTCCTCGGCGGTGGTGGGCTACAAGCGAAGCCTTGGCGCCGATGCGCCTCCCTGCAGCTATGAAGACCTGGAGCTGAGCGACTGCGTGATGATTGTCGGCAGTAACATGGCCTACGCCCATCCGATCCTGTTCCGTCGCCTGGAGGAAGCCAAGTCCCGCCGGCCGCAGATGAAAATCATCGTTATCGATCCACGGCGTACCGACACCTGCGACCTTGCCGACTTGCACCTGGCGATCCTGCCGGGCACCGATGTCGCCTTGTTCCATGGGATTTTGCACCTGTTGTTGTGGGAAGACTGGGTCGACCGCGATTTCATCAAGGCTCACACCGAAGGCTTGGCGGACCTGAAGAACCTGGTGCGCGACTACACGCCGGCGATGGTCGCCCAGATCTGCGGCATCAGCGTCGAGCAACTGCACCAGTGCGCCGAATGGGTCGGCACTTCGCCCAGCTTCCTGTCGTTGTGGTGCATGGGCTTGAATCAGTCCACCGCCGGCAGTGCGAAGAACAGCGCGTTGATCAACCTGCACCTGGCCACCGGGCAAATCGGCCGGCCGGGCGCCGGGCCCTTCTCGCTGACCGGTCAGCCCAATGCCATGGGCGGTCGGGAAACCGGTAGCCTGTCGAACCTGCTGCCGGGCCATCGCGACGCCGCCAATGCTGAGCATCGCGCCGAAGTCGCCCGCTACTGGGGCGTTGAACAATTGCCCGCGACCACGGGTTTGAGCGCCATCGAACTGTTCGAACAGGTTCGCAGCGGCAAGATCAAGGCATTGTGGATTGCCTGCACCAACCCCGCACAGTCAATGCCAGACCAGACAGCGGTACGGGACGCCCTGCAAGCCTGTCCATTCGTGGTGCTGCAAGAGGCCTTCCGGACCACCGAAACCGCCGCGTTTGCCGATCTGCTGCTGCCAGCGGCCAGTTGGGGCGAGAAAGAAGGTTCAGTGACCAACTCCGAACGGCGTATTTCCCACGTCCGCCGGGCGATTGCCGCACCGGGTGAGGCACGGCCGGACTGGGCGATTACCGTGGATTTCGCCCAACGCCTGGAGAAACGCCTGCGCCCGGGCAGGCCCAGTCTGTTCGCCTTTGAAACCTCAGCCCAGTTGTTCGATGAATACAAGCAACTGACCCGTGGCCGCGACCTGGACTTGTCCGGTATCAGCCACGCCCTGATCGATCAACTCGGTCCTCAGCAATGGCCCTTCCCGGAAGGCGCCAGCAGCGGAACGCCGCGCCTGTATCTGGACGGGATTTTTCCTACCGACAATGGCCGCGCGCGGTTCGTCGCAGAGCCGTATCGCGCCGCCAAAGAGCTGCGCGATGCCCGCTACCCGCTGACCCTCAACACCGGTCGACTGCGGGACCAATGGCATGGCATGAGCCGTACCGGCACCGCAGCGCAATTATTCGGCCATGTGAACGAGGCCGTGCTCAGCCTGCACCCCGACGAACTGCATCGCCATCGCCTGCAAGCCGGTGACCTGGTCAGCCTCAAGAGCCGTCGTGGCACCATCATCGTGGCGGTGGACAGTGACGACAGCGTGCGCCCCGGCCAGGCGTTCCTGCCCATGCACTGGGGCGACCGCTTTCTCAAGGGTGGGGTCAATACCCTGACTCAACCGGCCTTCGACCCCTTGTCAAAACAGCCGGAGCTCAAACACAGCGGCGTGCGCCTGGAGCCGGTGAATCTGCCCTGGCAGCTTTTCGCCCTGGTCGAAGGCAATGTTCAACAGCATCTGGAGACTTTGCGCCCACTGTGTGAGGCGTTTTCCTACGTCAGCCTGAGCCTGACCGGGCGCGAACGTCCCGCGTTGCTGATTCGCGCAGCCAGCGCCGTCGCCCCCGAGCCACAGTTGCTACAAGCGATCGACGAGCAATTGGGGCTCATCGAAGGACCCGTGCTGGCCTATGACGATCCGCGTCGCTCCATCGGTAAACGGGTGCGGATCGAAAACGGCCGCATCACCGCGATTCGCCTGGCCGGTGAAACCCTCGCCCGGCACTGGCTGCAAAACCTCTGGCTCGAAGGCCGTGCCGATGAGCAGTTGCGGCGCTGGCTGCTGGCACCTTTAAGCGCTCCACCAGGCAATGTCGGCGCCTCGGTCGGCGGGAGCAAAACGCTGTGCAACTGCATGAACGTCAGCCAGCGTGCGATCTGCGCGGGCATTGAACGTGGCCTGGATTTGCAGGGGCTGAAACAGGAACTGGGCTGCGGCACGCAATGCGGCTCCTGTGTACCGGAAATCAAACGCCTACTGGTTGCCACCGCGCAACCGGTGGCCGCTGTCTCGTGA
- the rraA gene encoding ribonuclease E activity regulator RraA, whose amino-acid sequence MNHYLTPDLCDAYPELVQVLEPMFSNFGGRDSFGGEIVTIKCFEDNSLVKEQVELKGNGKVLVVDGGGSLRRALLGDMLAEKAAKNGWEGLVIYGCIRDVDVIAQTDLGVQALASHPMKTDKRGIGDLNVAVTFAGVTFRPGEYVYADNNGVIVSPSPLKMPE is encoded by the coding sequence ATGAACCATTACCTCACGCCCGACCTGTGCGACGCCTACCCGGAGTTGGTGCAAGTGTTGGAGCCGATGTTCAGCAATTTTGGCGGCCGCGATTCCTTCGGTGGCGAAATCGTGACCATCAAGTGCTTCGAGGACAACTCCCTGGTCAAGGAGCAGGTGGAACTCAAGGGAAACGGCAAAGTGTTGGTGGTCGATGGCGGCGGCTCGCTGCGCCGGGCATTGCTGGGTGACATGCTGGCCGAGAAAGCCGCGAAAAACGGTTGGGAAGGGTTGGTGATTTACGGCTGCATCCGCGACGTCGACGTCATCGCCCAGACAGACCTCGGTGTCCAGGCCCTGGCCAGCCATCCAATGAAAACCGACAAGCGTGGCATCGGCGATCTCAATGTCGCGGTGACCTTCGCCGGCGTGACGTTTCGTCCAGGCGAGTATGTCTATGCGGACAACAACGGTGTGATTGTTTCGCCAAGCCCGCTGAAAATGCCTGAATGA
- a CDS encoding CrfX protein encodes MHDPFEQSLRDMLKASPSSRDDDACLGRVLKTANRQVGAGDLFSLLGRWLPALMIALNNGSAHVSPVSRRKSVTRTADKAD; translated from the coding sequence ATGCACGATCCGTTTGAACAGTCTTTGCGCGACATGCTCAAGGCTTCGCCGTCCAGCCGGGACGACGATGCATGCCTGGGACGTGTACTGAAAACCGCCAATCGCCAGGTTGGCGCCGGCGATCTGTTCAGCCTGCTGGGCCGCTGGTTGCCCGCGCTGATGATCGCCCTGAATAACGGGTCCGCCCACGTTTCGCCGGTTTCCCGTCGTAAATCTGTTACTCGCACCGCTGATAAGGCTGATTGA
- the sigX gene encoding RNA polymerase sigma factor SigX — MNKPQSLSTRYDPRDLSDEELVARAHTELFHVTRAYEELMRRYQRTLFNVCARYLGNDRDADDVCQEVMLKVLYGLKNFEGKSKFKTWLYSITYNECITQYRKERRKRRLMDALSLDPLEEASEEKAPKPEEKGGLDRWLVHVNPIDREILVLRFVAELEFQEIADIMHMGLSATKMRYKRALDKLREKFAGIAET; from the coding sequence TTGAACAAACCCCAATCGCTATCCACGCGCTACGACCCCCGTGATCTCTCCGATGAGGAGTTGGTCGCGCGCGCGCATACGGAACTTTTTCACGTAACGCGTGCTTACGAAGAATTGATGCGCCGTTACCAGAGAACATTATTTAACGTTTGTGCACGTTATCTGGGGAACGATCGTGATGCTGACGATGTCTGTCAGGAGGTGATGTTGAAGGTGCTGTATGGCCTGAAGAACTTCGAGGGGAAATCGAAGTTCAAGACATGGCTATATAGCATCACGTACAACGAATGCATCACGCAGTACCGTAAGGAACGGCGAAAGCGTCGCTTGATGGACGCTTTAAGCCTGGACCCTCTGGAGGAAGCCTCTGAAGAAAAGGCGCCCAAACCGGAGGAGAAAGGCGGGCTTGATCGCTGGCTTGTCCATGTGAACCCGATCGACCGGGAGATTCTGGTGCTACGATTTGTCGCAGAGCTGGAATTCCAAGAGATCGCAGACATAATGCACATGGGGTTGAGCGCGACAAAAATGCGTTACAAGCGCGCTCTTGATAAATTGCGTGAGAAATTTGCGGGTATTGCTGAAACTTAG
- a CDS encoding mechanosensitive ion channel family protein, translating to MELDLWTQSLVTAMTALWTKVANFIPNLFGALVVLLLGFVVAKLLDTLLSKLLAKLGLDRLMGGTGLTKLLSRGGIQVPISTLVGKIVYWFVLLIFLVSAAESLGLERVSATLDMLALYLPKVFGAALVLLVGVLLAQLANGLVRGAAEGVGLDYAQGLGRIAQGLVIIISISVAISQLEVKTDLLNHVIVIVLITVGLAVALAMGLGSREIAGQILAGIYVRELYEVGQQVRVGEVEGQIEEIGTVKTTLLTEEGELVSLSNRILLEQHVSSR from the coding sequence ATGGAACTTGATCTCTGGACCCAGAGCCTCGTCACGGCAATGACCGCGTTGTGGACCAAGGTGGCTAATTTCATCCCGAACCTCTTCGGCGCGCTGGTGGTGCTGTTATTGGGGTTCGTGGTGGCCAAGTTGCTGGACACCCTGCTTTCAAAACTGCTCGCAAAATTGGGGCTCGACCGCCTGATGGGCGGCACCGGCCTGACCAAGTTGCTGTCGCGCGGTGGCATTCAGGTACCGATCTCGACCTTGGTCGGCAAGATCGTCTACTGGTTCGTTCTGCTGATTTTCCTGGTTTCCGCGGCTGAATCCCTTGGCCTTGAGCGAGTTTCAGCTACGCTCGATATGCTTGCGCTGTATTTGCCGAAGGTTTTCGGTGCCGCGCTGGTATTGCTGGTGGGCGTTCTGCTGGCGCAACTGGCCAACGGGCTGGTGCGTGGCGCGGCCGAAGGCGTCGGGCTCGACTACGCCCAAGGCTTGGGGCGCATTGCCCAAGGCCTGGTGATCATCATCAGTATTTCGGTCGCGATCAGCCAGTTGGAGGTCAAGACTGACCTGCTCAACCACGTGATCGTCATCGTATTGATTACCGTTGGTCTGGCGGTTGCGCTGGCAATGGGGTTGGGAAGCCGGGAAATTGCCGGCCAGATTCTTGCGGGAATCTATGTGCGTGAATTGTATGAGGTTGGGCAACAAGTGCGTGTTGGCGAGGTCGAAGGCCAGATCGAGGAGATCGGCACGGTGAAGACCACATTGCTGACCGAGGAGGGCGAACTGGTATCGCTCTCCAATCGGATCCTGCTGGAACAGCATGTGAGTAGCCGCTAA
- the cobA gene encoding uroporphyrinogen-III C-methyltransferase, translated as MNAKVWLVGAGPGDPELLTLKAVRALGEADVVLIDDLVNDAVLEHCPGARIIAVGKRGGCRSTPQAFIHRLMLRYARQGKCVVRLKGGDPCIFGRGGEEAQWLRERGVEVELVNGITAGLAGATQCDIPLTLRGIARGVTLVTAHTQDGSSLNWKALAQSGTTLVVYMGVAKLSEIREQLLAGGLAADTPVAMIENASLPHQRDCRSDLASMEADANAFQLKSPAILVIGAVAKAAEPVGAKLARDEVESATFIWAGTPLSRASFAPTGSVF; from the coding sequence ATGAACGCAAAAGTCTGGCTGGTGGGTGCAGGTCCTGGCGACCCTGAATTGCTGACCCTCAAAGCCGTGCGCGCCTTGGGCGAAGCCGACGTGGTGTTGATCGACGATCTGGTCAACGATGCGGTGCTGGAGCACTGCCCCGGCGCGCGGATCATTGCCGTGGGCAAGCGCGGCGGGTGCCGCTCCACGCCACAGGCCTTTATCCATCGGCTGATGCTGCGTTATGCCCGTCAGGGCAAGTGCGTGGTACGCCTCAAGGGCGGCGACCCGTGCATCTTCGGCCGGGGCGGCGAAGAGGCGCAGTGGCTGCGCGAGCGCGGCGTCGAAGTGGAGCTGGTCAATGGCATTACGGCCGGTCTTGCGGGGGCCACCCAATGTGATATTCCGCTGACGCTGCGCGGGATTGCCCGTGGCGTGACGCTGGTCACCGCCCACACCCAGGACGGCAGCAGCCTGAACTGGAAAGCCTTGGCCCAAAGCGGCACGACCCTGGTGGTGTATATGGGCGTGGCGAAACTCAGCGAGATCCGCGAGCAACTGCTGGCCGGTGGCCTGGCGGCAGACACACCAGTGGCCATGATCGAAAACGCCTCCCTGCCCCATCAGCGTGACTGTCGCAGCGACCTGGCCTCGATGGAAGCCGACGCAAACGCGTTCCAACTCAAGAGCCCGGCGATCCTGGTGATTGGTGCGGTGGCCAAAGCTGCCGAACCTGTGGGAGCAAAGCTTGCTCGCGATGAGGTAGAGTCAGCAACATTCATATGGGCTGGCACACCGCTATCGCGAGCAAGCTTTGCTCCCACAGGCTCAGTGTTTTAA
- a CDS encoding OmpA family protein, producing MKLKNTLGFAIGSLIAATSFGALAQGQGAVEIEGFAKKEQFDSARNFKNNGNLFGGSIGYFLTDDVELRLAYDEVHNARSDDGRNIKGSNTALDALYHFNNPGDMLRPYVSAGFSDQSIGQNGRSGRNGSTFANVGGGAKLYFTDNFYARAGVEAQYNIDQGDTEWAPSVGIGVNFGGGSKPAAAPVPAPAEVCSDSDNDGVCDNVDKCPDTPANVTVDADGCPAVAEVVRVELDVKFDFDKSVVKENSYGDIKNLADFMNQYPSTSTTVEGHTDSVGPDAYNQKLSERRANAVKDVLTNQYGVESSRVQSVGYGESRPVADNATDAGRAVNRRVEAEVEAEAK from the coding sequence ATGAAACTGAAAAACACCTTGGGCTTTGCCATTGGTTCTTTGATTGCTGCCACTTCGTTCGGCGCTCTGGCACAAGGCCAAGGCGCAGTTGAAATCGAAGGCTTCGCGAAGAAAGAACAATTCGACAGCGCTCGTAACTTCAAGAACAACGGCAACCTGTTCGGCGGTTCGATCGGCTACTTCCTGACCGACGACGTTGAGCTGCGTCTGGCCTACGACGAAGTGCACAACGCACGTTCCGACGACGGCCGTAACATCAAGGGCTCCAACACCGCTCTGGACGCTCTGTACCACTTCAACAACCCAGGCGACATGCTGCGTCCATACGTATCGGCTGGTTTCTCTGATCAGAGCATCGGTCAGAACGGCCGTAGCGGTCGCAATGGCTCCACCTTCGCCAACGTTGGCGGCGGTGCCAAGCTGTACTTCACCGACAACTTCTACGCCCGTGCCGGCGTTGAAGCTCAGTACAACATCGACCAGGGCGACACCGAGTGGGCTCCAAGCGTCGGTATCGGTGTGAACTTCGGTGGCGGCTCCAAGCCTGCTGCTGCTCCAGTTCCAGCTCCGGCTGAAGTCTGCTCCGACAGCGACAACGATGGCGTGTGCGACAACGTCGACAAGTGCCCTGACACCCCAGCCAACGTAACTGTTGACGCTGATGGCTGCCCAGCTGTTGCTGAAGTCGTACGTGTTGAGCTGGACGTCAAGTTCGACTTCGACAAGTCGGTCGTTAAAGAAAACAGCTACGGCGACATCAAGAACCTGGCTGATTTCATGAATCAGTATCCATCCACCAGCACCACTGTTGAAGGTCACACTGACTCCGTCGGTCCTGACGCTTACAACCAGAAACTGTCCGAGCGTCGTGCAAACGCCGTTAAAGACGTTCTGACCAACCAGTACGGTGTTGAATCGTCCCGCGTTCAGTCTGTTGGCTACGGCGAATCCCGCCCAGTTGCCGACAACGCTACTGACGCTGGCCGCGCTGTAAACCGTCGCGTAGAAGCAGAAGTTGAAGCCGAAGCTAAGTAA
- a CDS encoding zinc transporter ZntB: protein MFEEENAQWGLVHALVLDGIGGARSIARTELDDLQLQAHESLWLHWDRSHPQTHTWLRKSSGLSEFNCDLLLEENTRPRLLPLPNAELLLFLRGINLNPGAEPEDMVSVRIFASAQRVISLRLRPLRATDELLTQLAEGKGPRTASELILYMAQYLTNKVQDLVTQLSEIVDGEEEKIDTDERYTPEHDAILHIRRRAAGLKRFLAPQRDIFGQMTRLKLPWFVEDDGDYWNELNNSLTRYLEELELTRERVGLVLEAEDRRLSVRMNRTMYRFGIITGIFLPMSFLTGLLGINVGGIPFSESPYGFLVACLLMVGVALGQWWLFRRLRWV, encoded by the coding sequence ATGTTCGAGGAAGAAAACGCGCAATGGGGGCTGGTGCATGCCCTGGTGCTGGACGGTATTGGTGGCGCGCGTTCGATAGCCCGGACAGAACTCGACGATTTGCAGCTACAGGCCCACGAAAGCCTGTGGCTGCACTGGGATCGCAGTCACCCGCAAACCCACACCTGGCTACGCAAGTCCAGTGGTCTGAGCGAATTCAACTGCGACCTGCTGCTGGAGGAGAACACCCGGCCGCGCCTGTTGCCGTTGCCCAACGCCGAGTTGCTGCTGTTTCTGCGCGGCATCAATCTCAACCCGGGCGCTGAACCTGAGGACATGGTGTCGGTGCGGATCTTCGCGTCCGCCCAGCGAGTCATCTCCCTGCGCCTGCGTCCGTTGCGCGCCACCGATGAACTATTGACGCAACTGGCCGAGGGCAAGGGGCCAAGGACCGCGTCGGAACTCATCCTTTATATGGCGCAGTACCTGACCAACAAGGTGCAGGATCTGGTCACCCAGCTCTCGGAAATCGTCGATGGCGAAGAAGAAAAAATCGATACCGACGAACGGTATACCCCCGAGCATGATGCCATTTTGCACATTCGTAGAAGGGCGGCCGGGCTGAAGCGGTTCCTGGCACCACAGCGGGATATTTTCGGCCAGATGACCCGGCTCAAACTGCCGTGGTTTGTCGAAGATGATGGCGACTACTGGAACGAATTGAACAACAGCCTGACCCGCTACCTCGAAGAGCTGGAATTGACTCGAGAGCGCGTGGGGCTTGTGCTGGAGGCCGAGGACCGGCGTCTGTCTGTGCGCATGAATCGCACCATGTACCGCTTTGGCATCATCACCGGGATTTTCCTGCCGATGAGTTTTCTCACCGGTCTTTTGGGCATCAATGTCGGCGGCATTCCGTTCTCCGAAAGCCCTTATGGCTTCCTGGTTGCATGCCTGTTGATGGTCGGCGTGGCCCTGGGTCAGTGGTGGTTATTCCGCCGTTTGCGCTGGGTTTGA
- the nirD gene encoding nitrite reductase small subunit NirD — protein sequence MNWLDICALEEINALGSRIINGPKGDIAIFRTSDDEVFALDDRCPHKGGPLSQGLIYGKRVACPLHNWQIDLETGQAQAPDVGCAHHHSARVENGRVMLALREAS from the coding sequence ATGAACTGGCTGGATATCTGCGCGCTGGAAGAGATCAACGCCCTGGGCTCGCGCATCATCAACGGACCAAAAGGCGACATCGCGATTTTTCGTACCAGTGACGATGAGGTTTTCGCACTCGATGACCGCTGCCCGCACAAGGGTGGTCCGCTGTCCCAGGGGTTGATCTATGGCAAGCGCGTGGCCTGCCCGCTGCACAACTGGCAGATCGACCTGGAAACCGGCCAGGCCCAGGCCCCGGATGTGGGCTGCGCGCATCATCATTCGGCGCGGGTCGAAAACGGCCGGGTGATGCTGGCATTGCGGGAAGCAAGCTGA